A DNA window from Flammeovirga agarivorans contains the following coding sequences:
- a CDS encoding glycosyl hydrolase family 18 protein: protein MNNIHKKFRMGILTWLMIMLPIAGVWSQIDSGSPYSINDHEKEVIGYVPNWDAWKGQDFNIPKGSLNHYNIDYSQYTILNFSFFGVAVDGSLHSGDLRNKQIYKEGTIQQPADLLHPDKYSSHDQAMVLGSPQEFWGWDDVLYELGYEPKPSGAYNGWIRTETGEQGEWPLTEYPTPGMIKIAHDNGIRVMASIGGWSMCKHFPEMAADPVKKQRFLDDCKILIDEYGFDGIDIDWEYPGPFAGMNFTGTEDDYHNFTVLMQDIRALVGPDRLVTAAFSAAPAKLKNLEWEELDKVMDYYNMMSYDFHGGWSGIAGHNSPLYPYPGEEWGDFSWDLTFTYLRDSLGVNPAKVNMGMAFYGRGVVTDGAAGVNVPTIKKDVTFSVDGPVSSASDLNNWGATEGSPYFFQIQEALASGEWTRHWDDVAKVPYMTKSSGGNNYFTSYDDEESITLKSEYITDNNIGGVIIWEVYTDWKVGPETGKIGGYPSCPGTVPELVHVVNKVFAENAGPVNPAPVVAISAPESVEQTDLASIDFTFTASDDMSVTSVVVKVNDVEVTATLDQGVYSASFVPAAYGEQTISVVATDDQGKSTTKVAKVVVVDPSTPNVAPTVAITAPADASTLTVATLEAIEIVVDANDEDGTIASTSIEVDGQTFTASPASWTPSAFGSYTINVTVTDNEGASATASSTITVEEETSTGGGNCGDVAEYEGYPMIYNSGDQVSYEGVIYEAVVGNLYNVTPGTAEHWWKTIGPCSVGPIAPQVSFVTPNAGTVEVTSFPYSVNVVADATDEDGTITSVEYAVNGSSISEGTFDITALGEYNFTVTATDNDGQTASDLVKVTLVAPQPVAPTVSFVSLQSETKMVDALPYAIDLSTNSSDEDGSVTSVVVTVNGTEVSGNSFDASVYGEYVIVATVTDNDNQSSSVSATIVLTEPQPLAPVVSLDSPASGTVETVLPYNLVLSSTSSDEDGTIASVEYTVNGIVVNEGNYEVNAYGIYSVEVTVTDNDGLTASAASSVNVKEVPFVVECPHPEWDSETIYTGGDQVVFNGNIYSAKWWTQGNEPGNGDPWQATGEVCGNGGLGDVVPTITFVHPAGDTYTALTTIDIEVDAQDENGEVTDVSLTVDGATTQGKSTTFTPSSFGNYVITASATDAQGNNTTATKVVSFTQSSVNDINADGSINLTGPFAPAPTGAQRIIGYVPTWKGSPGDLDYSKVTHVNVAFLEFDMKEGTAYTASDFASGDFSAESQHVLDSLLPIIVPKAHAQGATISIAVGGAIDYGFLKVMEQYKSNPAIIDVTADKLLAFVDKYNLDGIDLDLECWWADPAIPGTAEQGGRTRGTDKWGGEVEQGAHPASYGLTLLAKKLRAKRPSLLLSSAVFATPWYGNNYDAGLVGYLDWLGLMTYDFTGSWDDSPIGPHSSLYEVDNSNYTKASADNPIYSVETSLKYWSGEWSTWQGSGHGVNKGKLTIGVPFYGYDLSLTKKDAGQGANGFYFIGYNEILDLYPDAATSYDPQDPNQLSGFVGAEDGRKIYFETPKGAAAKVSYAQNNGLQGTIIWELTFDVEDPSLSLLSAMNSALSSNVRRITTDNSLSKELLEAVSYPNPFSNFTKVNITAQKSGVLNLQVFNVQGGLMESFTQDVEKGSTTIQLDGGKLPSGVYLVKINVGDQQIVERIIKR from the coding sequence ATGAACAACATCCACAAGAAATTCCGAATGGGAATTCTTACTTGGCTCATGATAATGTTGCCAATTGCAGGAGTATGGTCTCAAATAGACTCAGGCTCTCCGTACTCTATCAACGATCATGAAAAAGAAGTTATTGGTTATGTTCCCAACTGGGATGCATGGAAAGGCCAAGACTTTAATATTCCGAAAGGATCATTAAATCACTATAATATTGATTACTCTCAGTATACTATTTTAAATTTCTCTTTCTTCGGTGTTGCGGTTGACGGTTCTCTACATAGTGGAGACTTAAGAAACAAACAGATCTATAAAGAAGGAACGATTCAACAGCCAGCAGATCTACTACATCCAGATAAGTATTCGTCTCATGACCAAGCAATGGTTTTGGGTTCTCCTCAAGAATTTTGGGGATGGGATGATGTTCTTTATGAATTAGGGTATGAACCTAAACCAAGTGGTGCATACAATGGTTGGATAAGAACTGAAACAGGTGAGCAAGGAGAATGGCCACTTACAGAATATCCAACACCAGGTATGATTAAAATTGCTCATGATAATGGTATCAGAGTAATGGCATCTATTGGTGGATGGTCTATGTGTAAGCACTTTCCAGAAATGGCTGCTGATCCAGTTAAAAAACAAAGATTCCTTGACGATTGTAAAATCCTTATTGATGAATACGGTTTTGATGGTATCGATATCGACTGGGAATATCCAGGCCCATTCGCAGGGATGAACTTTACAGGTACAGAAGATGATTATCATAACTTCACTGTACTTATGCAAGATATCAGAGCGTTAGTTGGCCCTGATCGTTTGGTTACTGCTGCATTCTCTGCTGCTCCAGCTAAATTAAAGAATTTAGAGTGGGAAGAGTTGGATAAAGTGATGGATTATTACAACATGATGTCTTATGATTTTCATGGTGGATGGTCTGGTATTGCAGGTCATAACTCTCCATTATATCCTTACCCTGGAGAAGAGTGGGGTGATTTCTCATGGGATTTAACGTTTACGTATTTAAGAGATTCATTAGGTGTAAATCCTGCGAAAGTAAACATGGGTATGGCTTTCTATGGTAGAGGAGTTGTTACTGATGGAGCCGCAGGTGTAAATGTTCCTACGATCAAAAAAGATGTTACTTTCTCTGTTGATGGACCTGTAAGTTCTGCTTCAGATTTAAATAACTGGGGGGCAACAGAAGGTTCGCCATATTTCTTCCAAATCCAAGAAGCATTGGCTTCGGGTGAATGGACAAGACATTGGGATGATGTGGCAAAAGTGCCATATATGACAAAATCGTCTGGTGGTAATAACTACTTTACTTCTTATGATGATGAAGAGTCAATCACTTTAAAATCGGAATATATCACTGATAACAATATTGGTGGTGTGATTATCTGGGAAGTGTATACAGACTGGAAAGTAGGACCAGAAACAGGAAAAATTGGTGGATATCCATCATGCCCAGGTACTGTTCCTGAATTAGTTCATGTGGTGAACAAGGTATTTGCTGAAAACGCAGGTCCTGTAAATCCAGCTCCAGTTGTTGCTATCTCAGCACCAGAATCAGTTGAGCAAACTGATTTAGCATCGATCGACTTTACATTTACAGCATCGGATGATATGTCTGTTACATCTGTAGTTGTTAAAGTAAACGATGTTGAAGTAACGGCTACTTTAGATCAAGGAGTTTATTCTGCTTCATTTGTTCCTGCAGCATATGGTGAGCAAACTATATCAGTTGTGGCAACAGATGATCAAGGGAAATCAACAACAAAAGTAGCTAAAGTAGTGGTGGTAGATCCATCAACGCCAAATGTAGCACCTACAGTAGCTATTACTGCACCTGCAGATGCTTCAACATTAACGGTAGCTACTTTAGAAGCAATTGAAATTGTAGTAGACGCAAATGATGAAGACGGTACAATTGCTTCAACTAGTATTGAAGTAGATGGACAAACATTTACTGCTTCTCCTGCTTCATGGACTCCTTCGGCTTTTGGATCATATACAATCAACGTAACGGTTACAGATAATGAAGGAGCATCAGCTACAGCATCATCAACAATTACGGTTGAAGAAGAAACTTCTACAGGTGGTGGAAACTGTGGAGATGTAGCAGAATATGAAGGTTACCCTATGATCTACAACTCGGGAGATCAAGTAAGTTATGAAGGAGTAATCTATGAGGCAGTTGTTGGAAATCTTTACAACGTAACTCCAGGTACGGCTGAACACTGGTGGAAAACTATTGGTCCATGTTCAGTAGGCCCAATTGCTCCTCAGGTATCTTTTGTAACACCAAATGCAGGAACTGTTGAAGTAACTTCATTCCCTTACTCAGTAAATGTTGTAGCGGATGCTACAGATGAAGACGGTACAATCACTTCAGTTGAATATGCAGTAAATGGGTCATCAATTTCAGAAGGAACATTTGATATCACTGCTTTAGGTGAGTATAATTTCACTGTGACAGCTACAGATAACGATGGTCAAACAGCATCAGATCTAGTAAAAGTTACATTGGTGGCACCACAACCTGTAGCTCCTACAGTATCTTTTGTTTCTCTTCAATCAGAGACAAAAATGGTGGATGCTTTACCATATGCTATTGATTTATCAACGAACTCTTCTGATGAGGATGGTAGTGTTACTTCTGTAGTTGTTACAGTAAATGGAACAGAAGTATCTGGTAATTCATTTGATGCTTCTGTTTACGGTGAATACGTTATTGTAGCAACGGTGACAGATAATGATAATCAATCATCTTCTGTTTCAGCAACAATTGTATTGACGGAGCCACAACCATTAGCTCCAGTAGTGAGCTTAGATAGCCCTGCTTCAGGTACAGTTGAAACGGTTTTACCATATAACTTGGTTTTATCTTCAACGTCATCAGATGAAGATGGAACAATTGCTTCTGTAGAATATACAGTGAATGGAATTGTTGTAAACGAAGGTAACTACGAAGTAAATGCTTACGGTATCTACTCGGTAGAGGTAACAGTAACAGATAATGATGGATTAACTGCTTCTGCTGCTTCGTCAGTAAATGTAAAAGAAGTACCATTCGTTGTAGAATGTCCTCATCCAGAATGGGATAGTGAAACAATTTATACAGGTGGTGATCAGGTAGTTTTCAACGGAAACATCTATAGTGCAAAATGGTGGACACAAGGGAATGAGCCAGGCAATGGTGACCCTTGGCAAGCGACTGGTGAAGTTTGTGGAAATGGAGGTTTAGGAGATGTTGTTCCTACAATCACTTTTGTTCATCCAGCGGGTGATACATACACAGCTTTAACTACTATTGATATTGAGGTGGATGCACAAGATGAAAATGGAGAAGTAACAGATGTTTCATTAACTGTTGATGGAGCAACTACTCAAGGTAAGTCAACAACATTTACTCCTTCTTCATTTGGTAACTATGTGATTACAGCTTCTGCAACAGATGCTCAAGGAAATAATACAACTGCAACTAAAGTAGTATCGTTTACACAATCATCAGTGAATGATATTAACGCAGACGGTTCTATTAACCTAACAGGTCCATTTGCTCCAGCTCCAACGGGTGCTCAAAGAATTATTGGCTATGTTCCTACATGGAAAGGATCACCAGGAGATCTTGATTACTCAAAAGTAACGCATGTAAATGTTGCTTTCCTTGAGTTTGATATGAAAGAGGGTACTGCTTATACAGCTAGTGACTTTGCAAGCGGTGATTTCTCTGCTGAATCTCAACATGTTTTAGATTCATTACTTCCTATTATCGTACCTAAAGCACATGCTCAAGGAGCAACGATCTCAATTGCTGTAGGTGGAGCCATAGATTATGGTTTCTTGAAAGTAATGGAACAATACAAGTCTAATCCTGCAATTATTGATGTTACTGCAGATAAATTATTAGCTTTTGTAGATAAATATAATCTTGACGGTATTGATTTAGACCTTGAGTGCTGGTGGGCAGATCCTGCAATTCCAGGTACTGCTGAGCAAGGTGGTAGAACAAGAGGAACAGACAAGTGGGGTGGAGAAGTAGAACAAGGTGCTCATCCTGCATCTTATGGCCTTACTTTATTAGCTAAAAAATTAAGAGCTAAACGTCCATCTCTACTATTGTCAAGTGCAGTTTTTGCAACACCTTGGTATGGTAATAACTATGATGCAGGTCTAGTAGGTTATTTAGATTGGTTAGGTCTAATGACATATGACTTTACAGGCTCATGGGATGATTCTCCTATTGGTCCTCACTCATCTTTATATGAAGTGGATAACAGCAATTACACTAAAGCCTCGGCTGATAATCCAATCTACTCAGTAGAAACTTCATTGAAATATTGGAGTGGAGAGTGGTCTACATGGCAAGGTTCTGGTCATGGAGTGAACAAAGGTAAATTGACAATTGGTGTACCTTTCTACGGATATGATTTATCATTAACGAAGAAAGATGCCGGTCAAGGTGCTAACGGGTTCTACTTCATTGGATACAACGAAATTTTAGATTTATATCCAGATGCAGCAACTTCTTATGATCCTCAAGATCCAAATCAATTAAGTGGTTTTGTTGGTGCTGAAGATGGTAGAAAGATCTATTTTGAAACACCAAAAGGTGCTGCTGCTAAGGTGTCTTATGCACAAAACAATGGTTTACAAGGTACTATTATTTGGGAACTTACTTTTGATGTAGAAGATCCTTCATTAAGTCTACTTTCAGCAATGAATTCTGCTTTATCGAGTAATGTAAGAAGAATAACTACTGACAATAGCCTTTCGAAAGAGCTATTAGAAGCAGTAAGTTATCCAAATCCATTCTCGAACTTCACTAAAGTAAATATTACAGCACAGAAAAGTGGAGTATTAAATCTTCAGGTATTCAATGTACAAGGAGGATTAATGGAATCATTTACACAAGATGTTGAAAAGGGTAGTACTACTATTCAGTTAGATGGTGGAAAATTACCTTCAGGAGTATATCTAGTTAAAATTAATGTAGGCGATCAGCAGATTGTTGAAAGAATTATAAAGAGATAA
- a CDS encoding 2-hydroxyacid dehydrogenase, producing the protein MKVAIFGTKSYDKEFFKLEGVSTNHELVFFESRLRVKTAPLAKGFDAVCVFVNDVVDAETIKIIADFGVKVIALRCAGFNNVDLEEAEKHGIVILRVPAYSPYAVAEHTLALILTLNRKTHKAYNRVREGNFSLDRLTGFDIHGKTVGIIGTGKIGQIFANIMTGLGCKVVGFDLYPNKELEKNGTLKYVSLNELLDQSDIISLHCPLTPQTHHIINDHTIWRMKKGAMLINTSRGRLIDTEAAIRALSKGHLGYLGIDVYEQEEKLFFRDLSETLIRDEKMMNLMAFPNVLVTGHQAFFTDTALTQIARVTLGNLTAYENGEELVNRVGTEAIKA; encoded by the coding sequence ATGAAAGTCGCTATTTTTGGTACGAAATCATACGATAAAGAATTTTTTAAGCTAGAAGGAGTTAGCACTAATCACGAGTTAGTATTTTTTGAATCTAGATTAAGAGTTAAAACTGCTCCATTAGCCAAAGGGTTTGATGCTGTTTGTGTTTTTGTGAATGACGTAGTTGATGCAGAAACTATTAAAATTATTGCTGATTTTGGTGTAAAAGTTATTGCTCTTCGTTGTGCGGGTTTTAACAATGTAGATTTAGAAGAAGCAGAAAAGCATGGTATTGTGATCCTAAGAGTACCTGCTTATTCACCATATGCGGTTGCGGAGCACACTTTAGCATTAATTCTTACTTTAAATAGAAAGACACATAAAGCATACAACAGAGTAAGAGAGGGTAACTTCTCATTAGACCGTTTAACTGGCTTCGATATTCATGGAAAAACTGTAGGTATTATTGGTACCGGTAAAATTGGGCAGATTTTCGCAAATATCATGACAGGTTTAGGTTGTAAGGTGGTAGGCTTCGATTTATATCCTAACAAAGAATTAGAAAAGAATGGAACACTAAAATATGTTTCATTAAATGAGTTACTTGATCAATCGGATATTATTTCATTACATTGTCCATTAACTCCTCAAACACACCATATCATTAATGATCACACGATTTGGAGAATGAAGAAAGGAGCGATGTTGATCAATACTTCAAGAGGTAGACTGATTGATACAGAAGCAGCAATTAGAGCATTATCAAAAGGTCATTTAGGTTACCTTGGCATTGATGTTTATGAGCAAGAAGAAAAACTATTCTTCAGAGACTTGTCAGAGACATTAATCAGAGATGAGAAAATGATGAATCTAATGGCATTCCCTAACGTATTGGTAACAGGTCACCAAGCTTTCTTTACAGATACAGCGTTAACTCAAATTGCAAGAGTAACATTAGGTAACTTAACTGCCTATGAAAATGGAGAAGAATTAGTAAACAGAGTGGGCACAGAAGCTATTAAAGCATAG
- a CDS encoding toxin-antitoxin system YwqK family antitoxin: protein MEHQALVLNKYITLFFLIIFFSSCQKGKKEENIVDFKYLPTVHVDSVSHQAKGGIFYVNQQPFSGAIYWSYSNGDTLRVKRYYKGKKEGQWSRYYPDHVMKEKRFFHLGKKEGNHKGFYQNGSLKFHYELSNDVYEGNSKAWTMDGILIRDQNYHLGQEEGSQKVWYDNGKIKANYVIKDGRRYGLLGTKNCINVSDNAI, encoded by the coding sequence ATGGAACACCAGGCACTAGTACTCAATAAATATATCACCTTATTTTTCCTAATTATTTTCTTCTCCTCTTGTCAAAAAGGCAAGAAGGAGGAGAACATAGTTGATTTCAAATATCTGCCAACTGTGCATGTTGATAGTGTCAGCCATCAAGCAAAGGGAGGAATTTTTTATGTAAATCAACAACCTTTTTCTGGTGCAATTTATTGGAGTTACTCCAACGGTGATACACTAAGAGTAAAAAGGTATTATAAAGGAAAAAAAGAAGGGCAATGGTCAAGATATTATCCTGACCATGTTATGAAAGAAAAACGTTTTTTCCATTTAGGAAAGAAAGAAGGAAATCATAAAGGTTTCTACCAGAATGGATCTTTAAAATTTCATTATGAATTGTCCAATGATGTTTATGAAGGAAATTCTAAAGCATGGACAATGGACGGTATTTTAATAAGAGATCAAAATTATCATTTAGGTCAAGAAGAAGGATCTCAAAAAGTTTGGTATGACAACGGCAAGATAAAAGCCAACTATGTAATAAAAGACGGAAGGAGGTATGGACTACTTGGGACCAAGAACTGTATAAACGTATCCGACAATGCAATATAG
- a CDS encoding MOSC N-terminal beta barrel domain-containing protein, giving the protein MKLERIQIFPIKSLDPVVLDEVKITDGLTLENDRRWAIHRKSDGRTVNGKKYPAVHQLRSEFDLNNKTVALGIGDASKENFLLEGDYTQLNAFLSEYFKEEVHVLENTSTGFPDHNGGNVGASLVSNQTFQLVGEWFDLDPEEVNRRMRMNFIINSEYAFQEDELMGVDKQHPKPFFINNVQLNGYKPCERCPVPTRDSYTGEVVKGFQKKFLQNRLATQPDLLSNQIYAHAYMCGIVLNIPSASAGKVISSQFELTV; this is encoded by the coding sequence ATGAAACTAGAAAGAATTCAAATTTTCCCTATCAAATCCTTAGATCCAGTAGTTTTGGATGAAGTTAAAATCACTGATGGTTTAACATTAGAAAATGATAGAAGGTGGGCAATTCATCGAAAAAGTGATGGTAGAACAGTCAATGGAAAAAAATATCCAGCTGTACATCAATTAAGGTCTGAGTTTGACCTAAATAATAAAACAGTTGCCCTTGGTATTGGTGATGCTTCAAAAGAAAACTTTCTATTAGAAGGAGATTATACACAGTTAAATGCATTTTTATCTGAATATTTTAAGGAGGAAGTTCATGTTTTAGAAAACACTTCAACTGGTTTCCCTGACCACAATGGAGGAAATGTTGGAGCGAGTCTCGTATCAAATCAAACTTTCCAATTAGTAGGTGAGTGGTTTGATTTAGACCCCGAAGAAGTAAATAGGAGAATGCGTATGAACTTTATTATAAACAGTGAATATGCTTTCCAAGAGGACGAACTGATGGGAGTTGATAAGCAACACCCCAAACCTTTCTTTATTAATAATGTACAGCTCAATGGCTATAAACCTTGTGAAAGATGTCCAGTACCTACTAGAGACTCTTATACAGGAGAAGTAGTTAAAGGCTTTCAGAAGAAATTTTTGCAAAATAGATTAGCGACACAACCCGATCTATTAAGTAATCAAATATATGCTCATGCTTATATGTGTGGAATAGTACTTAATATCCCTTCAGCATCGGCAGGGAAAGTAATTTCATCTCAATTTGAATTAACAGTTTAA
- a CDS encoding SCO family protein: MQYRFITILFTIVLFSCQSQEKELPFYNTPDFTPIFLNNEKDIDRKITHEINDFSFLDQHNQQITQKDIEGKIHVANFIFTSCGSICPVMTNHMKIIDQEFSDDQEVAILSYSVTPWIDNVEVLQEYTEKQQIQSKNWHFLTGDKSEIYQLARQSYFAEEDLGFTKDSTDFLHTEHVILVDADKRIRGIYNGTIKLDMRQLAKDIEALKAEKKKNIFG; this comes from the coding sequence ATGCAATATAGATTCATCACGATATTATTTACGATAGTATTATTCTCATGTCAATCACAGGAAAAAGAATTGCCATTTTATAATACACCTGATTTTACACCTATTTTTCTAAATAACGAAAAAGATATTGATCGCAAGATCACTCATGAAATCAACGATTTTTCATTCCTTGATCAGCACAATCAACAAATCACCCAAAAAGATATAGAAGGGAAAATTCATGTGGCAAATTTCATTTTTACAAGCTGTGGAAGTATTTGTCCTGTGATGACCAATCATATGAAAATAATAGATCAGGAATTTAGTGATGATCAAGAGGTAGCTATTTTGTCGTATAGTGTTACACCTTGGATAGATAATGTTGAAGTATTACAAGAGTATACTGAGAAGCAACAGATCCAATCTAAAAATTGGCATTTTCTAACGGGAGATAAAAGTGAAATTTATCAACTGGCGAGACAATCCTATTTTGCTGAAGAGGATCTAGGTTTTACAAAAGATTCTACAGATTTTCTTCATACCGAACATGTTATTTTAGTAGATGCTGATAAACGAATAAGAGGAATCTACAATGGCACCATAAAGCTGGATATGAGACAACTTGCAAAAGATATTGAAGCATTAAAAGCAGAGAAGAAAAAGAATATTTTTGGGTAA
- a CDS encoding YHYH protein, translating into MRYKLIILLFLIGFTFSSCSSTDADDTMDPTSQTDTDSEEEASDADDSETEEETDSDTDEDTDSEIDTDDELAVYRKIYGATDIYKDGDYVVIEMEGIPDHGSPYYDGSEWQDRYEENDERSFNQNPNVIQSVDRTVRIPLYPTEATDHQATALGTMGVALNGVAFFNQYAGPNNQPLTNEIYSFDQYNGHPQSSGVYHYHLEPNYLTEQESIGQDGLLGFLLDGFPVYGPMENNVAVTNDDLDDYHGHSHETEDYPDGIYHYHITAEDPYINGNGYYGTPGTSTQ; encoded by the coding sequence ATGAGGTACAAACTGATTATACTACTTTTTTTAATTGGATTTACTTTTTCTAGCTGCTCATCTACCGATGCTGATGACACTATGGATCCAACTTCTCAGACAGATACAGACAGTGAAGAGGAAGCTTCTGATGCTGATGATTCTGAAACAGAAGAAGAAACTGACTCTGATACCGATGAAGATACAGATTCAGAAATAGACACTGACGATGAATTAGCAGTATATAGAAAAATTTATGGAGCTACAGATATCTACAAAGATGGAGACTATGTAGTGATCGAAATGGAAGGTATTCCAGATCATGGCAGTCCTTATTATGATGGATCTGAATGGCAAGACCGTTATGAAGAAAATGATGAAAGATCATTCAATCAAAACCCTAACGTAATTCAATCTGTAGATAGAACAGTAAGAATACCATTATATCCAACAGAGGCTACAGATCATCAAGCGACTGCTTTAGGAACTATGGGAGTTGCTTTAAATGGAGTGGCTTTCTTTAACCAGTATGCGGGCCCGAATAATCAACCGTTGACCAATGAGATTTATTCTTTTGATCAATACAATGGTCACCCACAGAGTTCAGGAGTATACCATTATCACCTTGAGCCTAATTACTTAACGGAACAAGAATCGATAGGACAAGATGGTTTATTAGGTTTCTTATTAGATGGTTTCCCTGTATACGGCCCAATGGAGAATAATGTAGCAGTAACTAATGATGATCTAGATGATTATCATGGTCACTCACATGAAACAGAAGATTACCCTGATGGTATTTATCACTACCATATTACTGCGGAAGATCCTTACATCAATGGAAATGGATATTATGGAACACCAGGCACTAGTACTCAATAA
- a CDS encoding outer membrane beta-barrel protein, producing MINQGIKYIISLFLFFTINTLLQAQSNFMVSYTNTKAVGDEQVLDLNGVNIEWRTFIKKSNFSASISAGFQMSARSDFNREIDSGIISSDVKNLRIVPTTFGINYHFRKGKFFEPYIGISGASYYMTRDLYFSLLRQTQDNRQTATLEEWNFGISPEVGVITKIFDKVNVFANIEYHHVFGDKPPFNFQFMSFNVGLIF from the coding sequence ATGATCAATCAAGGTATTAAATATATCATTTCACTTTTTCTTTTCTTCACCATAAATACGCTATTACAAGCACAAAGTAATTTTATGGTAAGCTATACCAATACAAAAGCTGTTGGTGATGAACAAGTGCTTGACCTCAATGGGGTTAATATTGAATGGAGAACTTTTATCAAGAAATCCAATTTCTCTGCAAGTATCAGTGCTGGATTTCAAATGTCTGCTCGTTCAGATTTTAATAGAGAGATAGATTCTGGCATTATTAGTAGTGATGTGAAAAACTTAAGAATTGTGCCTACGACATTCGGTATCAATTATCATTTTAGAAAAGGAAAGTTTTTCGAACCATATATTGGGATCAGTGGAGCCTCTTACTATATGACTAGAGATTTATACTTCTCCCTCCTCAGACAGACTCAAGATAATAGACAGACTGCTACTTTAGAAGAATGGAATTTTGGTATTTCTCCTGAAGTTGGCGTCATTACAAAAATATTTGATAAGGTAAATGTATTCGCTAATATCGAATATCACCATGTATTTGGAGATAAGCCACCATTTAACTTTCAATTTATGAGTTTTAATGTTGGTCTTATTTTCTAA
- a CDS encoding DUF1761 domain-containing protein encodes MDFSQINFLAVLVAAVASFILGAIWYSAIFGKAWQKELGFTDEYLQEANMAVIFGTSFVLMLIMSFGISMLISHAGATIDVTQGAMHGFLIGIMFVGMSMGINYLYQRRSIKLWLIDAGYQITFLTIQGAIIGAWH; translated from the coding sequence ATGGACTTCTCTCAGATTAATTTTTTAGCTGTATTAGTAGCAGCAGTTGCTTCTTTTATTCTAGGAGCAATTTGGTATTCAGCCATTTTTGGAAAAGCTTGGCAAAAAGAATTAGGCTTTACTGATGAATATTTACAGGAAGCAAATATGGCTGTCATTTTTGGGACTAGCTTTGTTCTCATGCTAATTATGTCTTTTGGCATATCCATGCTAATCAGTCATGCAGGGGCAACTATCGACGTTACACAAGGAGCAATGCATGGCTTTCTAATTGGAATTATGTTCGTTGGAATGTCAATGGGTATTAACTATTTATATCAACGAAGAAGTATAAAATTATGGTTAATTGATGCAGGGTATCAGATTACCTTCCTCACCATACAAGGTGCGATTATAGGCGCATGGCACTAA